The Thermodesulfobacterium sp. TA1 sequence AAAGGAAAAAACATCATAGTTTACCCTTTGAGAACAAGCACATATAGAAACAGAGTCTAATCCATCTTGAGCTATTTTTTCTTCTATAAAAGCTCTTCCTTCCTTAGAACACAAAAACTCTTTAGTATATACAGCTGCTGCACCTTGCTCTTTAGCAGCATTTTCTAACTCAGCTAACTCTAAACGATTACCTATATTACAAGAAGAGCATATAAAAACTCCTATTTTTTCCATCTTTTACCCCCTTTTTATAATTTGAATAGCTTTTAAAGCTGCGCCAGTAGCCGTTTCATTTGAAGTCATAACATCTAAAGGCATCTTAGCACAACCGCAACTGAACATCCCCTCATCTTCAAGGACAAACCCATTTGGATCAACCTTTACACCTTTAATTTCTGCAGAAGCTAAACTTGGTTGCATACCAAGAGCTAATACCACTAAATTAACCCTTTGGGTTATCCGTTTTCCTGAAATGGTATCTTCTGCAGTAACAATCAAATCTTTAGTTTCAGGATCTTCCTCTATCTTGGCTACTTTACCCTTAATAAAATTTATTTTAGCCTCAGATTCTGCCCTTTTCAAAAACTTTTCATATCTACCAGGAGTTCTAAGGTCTATGTAAAAAATATAAGATTCTGTATCAGGATATTGCTCAGACAAATAAAGACTATGTTTTAACGAGGCTAAACAGCAGATATAAGAACAGAAAGGCAGATGGTTTTCATCTCGAGAACCAGCACACTGAACAAAGGCTACCTTCTTAGGAGGTTCGTTGTCTGAAGGTCTAACAATCTTTCCTTGAGTAGGTCCCCACGGAGAAGCCATCCTTTCCATCTGCATATTGGTTATTACATTAGCATACTTTCCATAACCTAAATTATCAAGATTAGTAGCATCATATGGTTTCCACCCGGTAGCCCAGATAATAGAACCTACCTCTAACTCTAAAACCTCTTCCTTCATTTCAGGATCTATAGCGTTATATTTACAAGCTGCCATAATCCTTTCTAAATCTCCAGGGGCTAAGGCATCTTTATCTAAAACATATTTCATAGGAAAAGCAACAGGATAAGGAAGATAAATGGCTTTGGTTTTAGAAAGTCCAAAATCAAAATCATTTACCCTCTCTCCTTCACAAACCTTTTCACATTCCCCACAAGCAGTACAGTTGTCATTAACATATCGAGGAGATATTCTTACCTTAACCTTATAATCTCCGGGGACTCCACCTACCTCTAAAACCTCTGCCATAGTATATACTTTAATCTTTGGGTTACTCTTAATCCTTCTGTAGTTAATCTCTAACCCACAAGTAGGTGGACACAACTTTGGAAAATAATACCTAAGTTGAGCTACCCTTCCACCTAAAGTAGGTTGCTTTTCTACCAAAATAACGTCAGCACCAACTTCTGCTGCTTCTACCGCAGCAGTCACTCCACTTATACCACCACCTACCACTAATATAGGTTTAGCCATATTATAACCTCCTAAACACTTTTTCAGAATAAAACCCTTTTACTAAAAGGGTTTTATTCTGAAAAAAAAAATAAAAAAGAGGGGGGACTAAGCCCCCCCTCTTACTTCTATTTAACT is a genomic window containing:
- a CDS encoding CoB--CoM heterodisulfide reductase iron-sulfur subunit A family protein, which produces MAKPILVVGGGISGVTAAVEAAEVGADVILVEKQPTLGGRVAQLRYYFPKLCPPTCGLEINYRRIKSNPKIKVYTMAEVLEVGGVPGDYKVKVRISPRYVNDNCTACGECEKVCEGERVNDFDFGLSKTKAIYLPYPVAFPMKYVLDKDALAPGDLERIMAACKYNAIDPEMKEEVLELEVGSIIWATGWKPYDATNLDNLGYGKYANVITNMQMERMASPWGPTQGKIVRPSDNEPPKKVAFVQCAGSRDENHLPFCSYICCLASLKHSLYLSEQYPDTESYIFYIDLRTPGRYEKFLKRAESEAKINFIKGKVAKIEEDPETKDLIVTAEDTISGKRITQRVNLVVLALGMQPSLASAEIKGVKVDPNGFVLEDEGMFSCGCAKMPLDVMTSNETATGAALKAIQIIKRG